From Bacillus pumilus, one genomic window encodes:
- a CDS encoding rhodanese-like domain-containing protein, producing the protein MSVKEISIEELKQKLEQEEAIQLVDVREDEEVAEGMIPEAVHIRMGDIPEKLDAFDQTQEYYIICRSGKRSENVCYFLEDQGYQATNVVGGMLAWTGETKPKL; encoded by the coding sequence GTGTCAGTAAAAGAAATCTCAATAGAAGAATTAAAACAAAAGCTAGAGCAAGAAGAAGCCATTCAGCTTGTTGATGTGCGTGAGGACGAGGAAGTAGCAGAAGGAATGATTCCAGAAGCTGTCCACATTCGAATGGGAGATATTCCTGAGAAACTGGATGCATTCGATCAAACGCAGGAATATTATATTATTTGCCGCTCCGGAAAACGTAGTGAAAATGTCTGCTATTTCCTAGAAGACCAAGGCTATCAAGCGACCAATGTCGTTGGCGGAATGCTTGCTTGGACAGGAGAAACAAAACCGAAGCTGTAA
- a CDS encoding NCS2 family permease → MFQLKENQTNIKRELIAGMTTFFTMVYIVAVNPGILSKAGIPFDQVFTATIIAAVVGTLWMALFANYPIAIAPGMGLNVYFTFTVVGGGGISYQTAFSAVFVAGILFIILSLTSLRKQLIQAIPDNLKYGITAGIGLFIAFIGLRQSGIIAADPENLVKLGNLNSPVVILTLVGLMISVILMVLQINGALFIGMLATTLIALVTGQLHFPKMLMDIPALPEGMLITNPFAAFGDVFSHHLYAVVFSFLLVTIFDTTGTMIGVAEQAGLMKKGQLPKVRRALLADSAATTIGSMFGTSPTTAYIESSSGVAAGGRTGLTSLTVAALFIVALFFGPLVQAISSLPSITSPVLIIVGCLMMNSVSRIRWNELDEAFPAFLVILSMPLTSSISTGISLGFISYPLVKLAKGKWREVHVLVLIFAILFFIQLFFLEG, encoded by the coding sequence ATGTTTCAGTTAAAAGAAAACCAAACCAACATAAAGAGAGAATTAATCGCTGGTATGACGACATTCTTTACCATGGTATATATTGTTGCCGTTAACCCAGGAATTCTTTCAAAAGCAGGCATTCCTTTTGACCAAGTCTTTACTGCAACAATTATCGCTGCTGTCGTCGGTACGCTCTGGATGGCACTATTTGCAAACTATCCGATTGCTATTGCACCAGGCATGGGGCTGAATGTCTATTTCACCTTTACAGTTGTCGGTGGTGGCGGCATCAGCTATCAAACAGCGTTCAGTGCGGTATTTGTTGCTGGTATACTCTTTATTATTTTATCGTTAACATCCCTTAGAAAACAACTGATTCAAGCCATTCCAGATAATTTAAAGTACGGCATTACAGCAGGAATCGGGCTTTTCATTGCATTTATCGGCCTCCGTCAGTCTGGGATTATCGCAGCTGACCCTGAAAATCTAGTGAAGCTTGGCAACTTAAACTCGCCTGTTGTCATATTAACGCTTGTCGGCTTAATGATCTCTGTTATTTTAATGGTTCTTCAAATAAATGGCGCTCTGTTTATCGGCATGTTAGCGACGACACTGATTGCGCTCGTAACAGGCCAGCTTCATTTCCCTAAAATGCTGATGGACATCCCTGCACTACCCGAAGGCATGCTGATTACAAATCCATTCGCTGCTTTTGGCGATGTATTCTCTCATCATTTATATGCTGTCGTCTTCTCCTTCTTACTAGTGACGATTTTTGATACAACGGGCACAATGATCGGAGTGGCTGAACAAGCAGGACTCATGAAAAAAGGCCAGCTGCCAAAGGTACGCAGAGCTCTGCTCGCTGACTCTGCTGCAACGACGATAGGTTCTATGTTTGGGACAAGCCCAACAACAGCTTATATTGAATCATCATCTGGGGTTGCTGCTGGCGGAAGAACTGGACTAACGTCTTTAACGGTCGCTGCACTGTTTATTGTGGCATTGTTTTTCGGCCCGCTCGTTCAAGCCATTTCTTCTTTACCATCCATCACATCACCTGTTCTCATCATTGTCGGGTGCTTGATGATGAACTCAGTGTCACGCATTCGCTGGAACGAGCTAGACGAAGCATTCCCTGCTTTTCTTGTGATCCTTTCCATGCCGCTGACATCTAGTATTTCTACAGGAATTTCACTTGGATTTATCTCATATCCCCTTGTGAAACTGGCAAAAGGGAAATGGAGAGAAGTACATGTACTTGTTCTCATCTTTGCCATTTTATTTTTCATTCAGCTCTTTTTCTTAGAAGGATAA
- the cysK gene encoding cysteine synthase A produces MKVAQNIAELIGDTPLVKLQRLQPGNAAAVYLKLESFNPSGSVKDRAAYNMIVEAERQGKLTKGATIIEPTSGNTGIGLAMNAAARGYKAILVMPDTMTKERINILKAYGAQVVLTPGEEKMPGCIRKAEELASQIPHSFIPMQFDNGANPDAHRGTTAVEIMEAVKQLGKPLGAFVATAGTGGTITGTGEELKKAFPHLTIRVAEPKGSPVLSGGKPGKHKLVGTSPGFIPHILNEHVYDEIVQVSDEDAYTITRQLARLEGILVGPSSGAACYAAIETAKQLPAEQIVICMTADTGERYLSSDVFQD; encoded by the coding sequence ATGAAGGTTGCACAAAATATAGCTGAGCTGATTGGCGATACACCACTTGTTAAATTACAGCGGCTTCAGCCAGGCAATGCGGCAGCTGTTTATTTAAAGCTGGAATCATTTAATCCTAGCGGCAGTGTGAAGGACCGCGCTGCTTACAATATGATCGTCGAGGCTGAAAGGCAAGGAAAGCTTACAAAAGGAGCGACCATTATTGAACCAACGAGTGGGAATACAGGGATTGGTTTAGCCATGAACGCAGCAGCAAGAGGCTATAAAGCAATCCTTGTCATGCCAGATACGATGACAAAGGAAAGAATCAATATTTTGAAGGCTTATGGGGCGCAGGTCGTTTTAACCCCAGGAGAAGAAAAAATGCCAGGCTGTATTCGCAAGGCAGAGGAACTGGCGTCTCAAATTCCTCATAGCTTTATCCCGATGCAATTTGATAATGGGGCGAACCCAGATGCACATAGAGGCACAACGGCTGTTGAAATCATGGAAGCTGTAAAACAACTTGGAAAGCCCCTTGGAGCCTTTGTCGCAACAGCAGGAACTGGCGGAACCATTACAGGCACCGGAGAGGAATTAAAGAAGGCATTCCCTCATTTGACCATACGTGTGGCAGAGCCAAAGGGATCTCCAGTCTTATCTGGCGGGAAACCTGGCAAACATAAACTTGTTGGCACAAGCCCAGGATTTATTCCCCATATTTTAAACGAGCATGTCTATGATGAGATCGTGCAAGTAAGCGATGAGGATGCGTACACAATCACACGTCAGCTTGCCCGGCTTGAAGGAATTTTAGTTGGTCCATCATCTGGTGCAGCCTGCTATGCTGCGATTGAAACAGCCAAGCAACTGCCGGCAGAACAAATCGTGATCTGTATGACAGCAGATACAGGCGAACGATACTTATCAAGTGATGTTTTTCAAGATTAA
- a CDS encoding Type 1 glutamine amidotransferase-like domain-containing protein, producing MKKMFLCSSFKDSYSLLSDFAGESLKGKRVTFFPTASAVEEVTHYVEAAKEAFHQLGMHLETVQIAEQSTEEITKMIEQNDVMYVSGGNTFYLLQELRKHRLDDVLKEEINKGKLYIGESAGSIIMAPSIEYISVMDDRQKAAELSSCQGFNEISYYPVPHMYNTYLGEAAQQIMEQFEQTLDLCPLTDEQALLITGEQAEVKSDKSS from the coding sequence GTGAAAAAAATGTTCTTATGCTCTTCATTCAAAGACAGCTATTCTCTCTTATCTGACTTTGCGGGTGAATCATTAAAAGGAAAACGCGTGACATTTTTTCCAACAGCCAGTGCTGTGGAAGAAGTCACGCACTATGTGGAGGCAGCGAAAGAAGCCTTTCATCAACTAGGTATGCATCTAGAGACCGTTCAGATAGCTGAGCAGTCTACTGAAGAAATCACAAAGATGATTGAACAAAATGATGTGATGTACGTATCAGGAGGCAACACCTTCTATTTGCTGCAGGAATTAAGAAAGCATCGTCTTGATGACGTGCTGAAAGAAGAAATCAATAAAGGCAAGCTGTACATCGGAGAGTCCGCAGGGAGTATCATCATGGCACCAAGCATTGAATATATCTCCGTGATGGATGATCGGCAGAAGGCAGCAGAACTTTCATCATGTCAAGGATTCAATGAGATAAGCTACTATCCGGTACCGCATATGTACAATACCTATTTAGGCGAGGCTGCGCAGCAAATCATGGAACAGTTTGAGCAGACGCTTGATTTATGCCCGCTTACTGATGAGCAGGCTTTACTCATCACAGGGGAGCAGGCTGAGGTGAAGTCCGACAAATCGTCCTAA
- the pepV gene encoding dipeptidase PepV gives MNWEAEVIRKKDDLIKDTQSFLQIESVLDEEGGKKGKPFGEKVDQALQYMLKKGEDEGFTVKNVDGYAGHIEYGEGEDIVGVLCHVDVVPAGDGWTTPPFSADIRENKIFARGAIDDKGPTMAAFYALKMIKDTGMKLSKKIRMIIGTDEESDWRCVDHYFKHEAMPQIGFAPDADFPIIHAEKGIIDAIVSFTYQHTENHQRYTLKQFTSGMRLNMVPDEAAATVTAAQDHDDESLKTAFEAYLAHNHLSGEVKNAADGLHLTLKGESVHAMEPAHGINAGIHMANFLCGQELDEDGLAFTSQINALFDQDTRGKKLGIACKDEISGDLTLNVGTIRYKQNEEAKLGLNVRYPVTADGKDVKKGIEGIKGATLLKFDDSPPHHVSKDHPLVKTLQRVYEEQTGDPANLIAIGGGTYARSLEAGVAFGPLFPGRPDCAHQKDEYIEIDDLLRATALYAQAMYELAK, from the coding sequence ATGAATTGGGAAGCTGAAGTGATACGAAAAAAAGACGACTTAATTAAGGACACACAATCTTTTTTGCAAATTGAAAGCGTCCTTGATGAAGAAGGTGGAAAAAAAGGAAAGCCATTTGGTGAAAAAGTCGATCAGGCCCTTCAGTATATGCTGAAAAAAGGGGAAGACGAAGGATTCACAGTCAAGAATGTCGATGGCTATGCAGGTCATATTGAATATGGAGAAGGCGAAGACATTGTAGGTGTGCTATGCCATGTGGACGTTGTGCCTGCTGGTGACGGCTGGACAACCCCGCCATTTTCAGCGGACATAAGAGAAAATAAAATATTTGCACGAGGGGCCATTGATGATAAAGGTCCAACCATGGCGGCTTTCTACGCGCTAAAGATGATAAAAGATACAGGGATGAAGCTGTCAAAAAAGATTCGAATGATCATTGGAACGGATGAAGAAAGTGATTGGCGCTGTGTGGACCATTATTTCAAGCATGAGGCGATGCCGCAAATTGGATTTGCGCCAGATGCCGATTTTCCGATTATTCATGCTGAAAAAGGGATCATTGATGCCATCGTGTCATTTACATATCAACATACAGAAAATCATCAGCGCTATACGCTCAAGCAATTCACATCGGGTATGCGGCTGAATATGGTGCCGGATGAGGCAGCTGCCACTGTGACAGCTGCACAAGATCACGATGATGAATCATTAAAAACAGCTTTTGAAGCTTATCTTGCTCACAATCATTTATCAGGTGAGGTAAAGAATGCAGCGGACGGACTGCATCTCACATTAAAAGGTGAATCAGTTCATGCCATGGAGCCGGCGCATGGCATCAATGCGGGCATTCATATGGCCAATTTCCTATGTGGACAAGAGTTAGATGAAGACGGGCTTGCTTTTACCTCCCAAATCAACGCTTTATTTGATCAGGATACAAGAGGGAAAAAGCTGGGGATTGCTTGTAAAGATGAGATTAGCGGAGATTTGACTTTAAATGTTGGAACGATCCGCTATAAACAAAACGAGGAAGCGAAGCTAGGATTAAATGTCCGCTATCCAGTGACAGCAGACGGCAAGGACGTTAAAAAAGGGATCGAAGGCATCAAAGGGGCCACCCTTCTGAAATTTGACGACAGTCCTCCGCATCACGTCTCAAAAGATCATCCGCTTGTGAAAACATTGCAGCGGGTATATGAGGAACAAACGGGAGATCCAGCTAATCTGATTGCGATTGGTGGAGGAACGTATGCGAGATCTTTAGAAGCGGGCGTTGCCTTTGGTCCTCTATTCCCTGGCAGACCAGATTGCGCACACCAGAAGGATGAATATATCGAAATCGATGATCTACTAAGAGCAACCGCTCTATATGCACAAGCCATGTATGAATTGGCAAAATAG
- a CDS encoding putative polysaccharide biosynthesis protein encodes MSNKLLRGTLVLTIGTYLSRILGMIYLIPFSAMVGATGGALFQYGYNQYTIFLSIATLGFPTAVSKFVSKYNAIGDYETTRKMFRAGMSVMLVTGIIAFSILYLTAPIFAKIQLGGSNETGGLTVDQVVYVIRMVSLGLLVVPIMSLVRGFFQGHSMMGPTAVSQVIEQLVRIIFLLTATFIILKVLDGGLVIAVGYATFAALIGAFGGLFTLYLYWLKRKDRLLSMQPNTGASSDLSYKQMFTELFSYAAPYVFVGLAIPIYSYIDTNTINRAMIASGHQDISTAVLSIVTLYLPKLVMIPVSLATAFGLTLIPTITESFTARNYKLLNRQIDQTMQVILFFVLPASFGISALAGPVYWFFYPSVHPEIGMSILFWYAPVALLFSLFTINAAILQGINKQKFAIVSLLLGIIIKTVLNIPLISWLQGNGSVLATALGYSASILYMFIMIKRHAGYSFRRIFKRFILIGILTAIMAVVAYVTCQLVSQVISYEGGIVQAGIVILISMITGGGVYLFLSYKVGLLERVLGSRMPKFLRKKS; translated from the coding sequence ATGTCTAATAAACTGCTTCGTGGTACGTTGGTTTTAACGATAGGGACTTATCTCTCTCGTATTCTTGGTATGATTTACTTAATTCCATTTAGCGCAATGGTTGGAGCTACTGGTGGAGCGCTATTTCAATATGGATACAATCAGTATACGATCTTTTTAAGTATTGCTACGCTTGGTTTTCCAACAGCGGTATCAAAATTTGTTTCTAAATATAATGCAATCGGCGATTATGAGACAACAAGGAAAATGTTCAGGGCGGGTATGTCGGTCATGCTTGTCACCGGGATTATCGCCTTTTCTATTTTATATTTGACCGCACCGATTTTTGCCAAGATTCAGCTTGGCGGATCGAATGAAACAGGCGGTTTGACTGTCGATCAAGTGGTATATGTGATTCGGATGGTCAGTTTAGGTCTTTTGGTTGTACCTATTATGAGTCTTGTGCGGGGGTTCTTCCAAGGACATTCCATGATGGGACCGACAGCTGTTTCCCAAGTGATTGAGCAGCTTGTCAGAATCATCTTCCTATTAACTGCAACGTTTATTATTTTAAAAGTGCTTGACGGCGGGCTTGTCATCGCTGTCGGATATGCCACATTTGCAGCACTTATCGGCGCATTTGGGGGTTTATTCACGCTTTATTTATATTGGCTGAAGCGCAAGGACCGGCTCTTATCTATGCAGCCGAATACAGGTGCTTCCTCTGACTTATCTTATAAACAAATGTTTACAGAGCTGTTTAGCTATGCGGCACCGTATGTGTTTGTTGGACTTGCGATTCCAATTTATTCTTATATTGATACAAACACCATTAACAGAGCTATGATTGCATCAGGACATCAGGATATTAGTACAGCGGTATTGTCTATCGTGACGTTATATTTACCGAAGCTCGTGATGATTCCTGTGTCGCTTGCAACAGCGTTTGGCTTAACCTTAATCCCGACGATTACGGAATCATTTACAGCTCGTAACTACAAGCTTCTCAATAGACAAATTGATCAGACGATGCAGGTCATTTTATTTTTCGTACTGCCTGCTTCATTTGGTATCTCGGCATTGGCTGGACCGGTTTATTGGTTTTTCTATCCGTCCGTTCATCCTGAGATTGGGATGTCAATTTTGTTCTGGTATGCACCTGTTGCGTTATTGTTTTCCTTATTCACCATTAATGCAGCAATTTTGCAGGGAATTAACAAACAAAAATTCGCCATTGTCAGTCTGTTGTTAGGGATCATTATTAAAACGGTTCTGAACATTCCGCTAATCAGCTGGCTGCAAGGAAATGGTTCTGTGCTTGCGACTGCGTTAGGCTATAGCGCGTCCATCTTGTATATGTTTATCATGATTAAGCGCCATGCCGGCTACTCGTTCCGCAGGATTTTCAAACGATTTATTCTCATTGGTATTTTAACGGCGATTATGGCTGTTGTGGCGTATGTGACTTGTCAGCTTGTGAGCCAAGTGATTTCGTATGAGGGTGGAATTGTACAAGCGGGTATCGTCATTTTGATTTCAATGATCACTGGCGGCGGTGTGTATCTGTTCTTGTCTTATAAGGTAGGATTACTTGAGCGTGTACTCGGCAGCCGTATGCCGAAATTTTTAAGAAAAAAGAGTTAA
- a CDS encoding pseudouridine synthase, producing MRLDKLLASSGFGSRKDVKKLVKARAVTVNGEVAKQVKDHVDPSNDEVLVHGERVEYKEFIYLMMNKPDGVISATEDLRDETVVDLLEPEDIAREPFPVGRLDKDTVGLLLLTNDGQLAHQLLSPKKHVPKTYEVHLKYPLGDQDIKRLEEGVVILDDYRTKPAKVEVDANENEDTRIRLTITEGKYHQVKLMAQAVGNEVIFLKRLSMGAVSLDEDLAPGEYRELTDEELDSLINRP from the coding sequence ATGAGGCTTGATAAATTGCTTGCTAGCAGCGGCTTTGGTTCAAGAAAAGATGTGAAGAAGCTGGTCAAGGCACGGGCGGTCACAGTGAATGGAGAAGTGGCGAAGCAGGTGAAAGATCATGTTGATCCATCGAATGATGAAGTGCTCGTACACGGAGAGCGTGTAGAGTATAAAGAATTCATTTACTTAATGATGAACAAACCGGACGGGGTCATCTCAGCAACTGAAGATCTGCGGGATGAAACGGTCGTCGATTTACTAGAGCCGGAGGATATCGCAAGGGAGCCATTTCCTGTGGGGAGACTGGATAAGGATACAGTCGGTCTTCTCCTCCTCACAAATGATGGACAGCTTGCTCATCAATTACTTTCTCCAAAAAAGCATGTGCCAAAAACGTACGAAGTTCATTTGAAATACCCATTAGGAGATCAAGACATCAAGCGTCTTGAAGAGGGCGTTGTCATTTTAGATGATTACCGCACGAAGCCGGCGAAGGTAGAAGTAGATGCGAATGAAAACGAAGATACACGCATCCGTTTAACGATTACTGAAGGAAAGTACCATCAAGTGAAGCTGATGGCGCAAGCAGTGGGAAATGAAGTCATTTTTTTAAAAAGACTCTCGATGGGGGCTGTCTCTTTAGATGAAGATCTAGCGCCTGGGGAGTACCGTGAATTGACGGATGAAGAATTAGACAGCTTAATCAATCGACCATAA
- the opuD gene encoding glycine betaine transporter OpuD, translated as MKNVSSVFWIVIAITFVAVIWGAFSPETLQNVTDQIQTYITNDFGWYYLLVVSLLVGFCLFFIFSPIGKITLGKPGEEPEFGLFSWFAMLFSAGMGIGLVFYGAAEPISHYAIQSPTGETETAQAFRDSLRYTFFHWGLHAWAIYAIVALCIAYFKFRKDAPGLISATLQPVLGNKTNGWIGKTIDCIAVFATVVGVATSLGLGAAQINGGLNYLFQIPNAFSTQLIIIMIVTVLFLASALSGIGKGIKYLSNINMVLAAVLMFFLLLVGPTVFILNSFTDSIGQYLSNIVQMSFRLSPNDPEKREWINGWTIFYWAWWISWAPFVGIFIARVSRGRTIREFLVGVLVAPSILVFLWFSIFGVSAMDLQQKNIVDVAGLSTETMLFGVLNEYPLAMITSILALILIAIFFITSADSATFVLGMQTTYGSLNPSGGVKVSWGIIQSSVAAVLLFSGGLEALQNTAKLAALPFSVVIILMIVSLYKSLNDERRAIKQANKVSKPRSPRVKKA; from the coding sequence GTGAAAAACGTATCAAGTGTATTTTGGATTGTGATTGCGATCACATTTGTTGCCGTTATATGGGGAGCTTTTTCTCCAGAAACACTGCAAAATGTCACTGATCAAATTCAAACATACATTACAAATGACTTTGGCTGGTATTACTTGTTAGTGGTGTCACTGCTCGTCGGCTTTTGTCTATTCTTTATCTTTAGCCCAATCGGTAAGATTACACTAGGAAAACCAGGGGAAGAGCCTGAATTCGGCCTATTTTCTTGGTTTGCGATGCTATTTAGTGCCGGTATGGGAATTGGTCTTGTTTTTTACGGAGCAGCTGAACCGATCAGCCACTATGCCATACAGTCACCAACAGGTGAGACTGAAACGGCGCAGGCCTTCCGAGATTCCCTTCGATATACATTTTTCCATTGGGGGCTTCATGCATGGGCTATTTATGCCATTGTTGCACTTTGTATTGCTTACTTTAAATTTAGAAAAGATGCACCTGGCTTAATCAGTGCAACGTTGCAGCCAGTTTTAGGAAATAAAACGAATGGATGGATCGGAAAAACCATCGATTGTATTGCGGTATTTGCAACTGTAGTTGGTGTTGCGACAAGCCTAGGATTAGGTGCGGCACAAATAAACGGTGGATTGAATTACCTGTTTCAAATTCCGAATGCTTTTAGCACACAATTGATCATTATCATGATTGTGACAGTGCTTTTCCTTGCATCTGCTCTAAGCGGGATTGGAAAAGGCATTAAATATTTAAGTAATATCAACATGGTATTGGCAGCTGTTCTGATGTTTTTCTTACTTTTGGTAGGTCCAACTGTTTTTATCTTAAATTCATTTACTGACTCGATTGGGCAATACTTATCTAACATCGTTCAAATGAGCTTCCGTCTATCTCCAAATGATCCTGAGAAGAGAGAATGGATTAATGGATGGACAATCTTTTATTGGGCATGGTGGATATCTTGGGCACCATTTGTCGGAATCTTTATTGCAAGGGTGTCACGCGGACGAACGATTCGAGAATTTTTAGTAGGTGTCTTAGTGGCTCCTTCTATCCTGGTATTCCTATGGTTCTCGATTTTCGGTGTATCTGCGATGGATTTACAGCAAAAGAATATTGTCGATGTTGCAGGTCTTTCAACAGAAACAATGCTTTTCGGTGTACTAAATGAATATCCGCTGGCGATGATCACATCGATTCTAGCACTTATTTTAATCGCTATATTCTTTATTACATCGGCTGATTCAGCTACATTTGTGCTTGGAATGCAGACAACCTACGGATCATTGAACCCTTCTGGCGGTGTCAAAGTTAGCTGGGGTATCATCCAATCTTCTGTTGCTGCCGTGCTTTTATTTTCAGGGGGACTTGAAGCCCTGCAAAATACAGCCAAGCTCGCAGCCTTGCCGTTTTCCGTTGTCATTATTTTGATGATTGTCTCACTGTACAAGTCACTGAATGATGAACGAAGAGCCATCAAGCAAGCCAATAAAGTCAGTAAACCACGAAGTCCAAGAGTAAAAAAAGCATAA
- a CDS encoding NAD(P)/FAD-dependent oxidoreductase: MKHYDVIVIGGGPSGLMAAIASAEHGATVLLIDKGNKLGRKLAISGGGRCNVTNRLPVEEIIKHIPGNGRFLYSAFSEFNNEDIISFFENLGIELKEEDHGRMFPVSNKAQSVVDALLDRLRNLNVTIRTNEKIKTVLYQDGQAAGIVTNNDEKISSNAVVIAVGGKSVPHTGSTGDGYAWAEAAGHTITELFPTEVPVTSDERFIKEKVLQGLSLRSVAVSVLNKKGKPVVTHVMDMIFTHFGLSGPAVLRCSGFVVKELKKQPTVRLQIDLYPKLNDEELFQKLHRDLKDEPKKAIKNVLKSWMQERYLLFLLERNGIDPQDTFSGLAKDKLRAFVNDCKHFIVHANGTLSLDKAFVTGGGVSVKEIEPKKMASKKMPGLYFCGEILDIHGYTGGYNITSALVTGRLAGMNAALEAKERFS; this comes from the coding sequence ATGAAACATTATGATGTCATTGTCATTGGCGGTGGACCTTCTGGACTGATGGCCGCGATTGCATCAGCAGAGCACGGAGCGACTGTTCTGTTAATTGACAAAGGAAACAAACTTGGCAGGAAGCTCGCCATTTCTGGCGGTGGACGCTGTAACGTCACCAACCGCCTTCCAGTAGAAGAAATCATCAAGCATATTCCCGGAAACGGCCGTTTTTTATATAGTGCATTTTCTGAGTTCAATAACGAGGATATTATTTCGTTTTTTGAAAACCTCGGCATTGAACTTAAAGAAGAAGACCATGGACGTATGTTCCCTGTCTCAAACAAAGCACAATCTGTTGTGGATGCCCTTTTAGACAGGCTCCGCAACCTCAATGTCACCATTCGAACGAATGAAAAGATTAAAACAGTTCTGTATCAAGACGGACAAGCAGCTGGAATTGTTACAAATAATGATGAAAAAATTTCAAGTAACGCCGTTGTCATTGCTGTTGGCGGAAAAAGTGTGCCGCATACTGGTTCTACTGGTGACGGCTATGCATGGGCAGAAGCCGCTGGTCATACGATTACAGAGCTCTTCCCAACAGAAGTACCGGTCACATCAGATGAGCGCTTTATTAAAGAAAAAGTGCTACAAGGTCTTTCTTTAAGAAGTGTGGCTGTCAGTGTTTTAAATAAAAAGGGGAAACCCGTCGTCACACATGTCATGGATATGATTTTTACTCACTTTGGCTTATCCGGCCCAGCTGTTCTTAGATGCAGCGGATTTGTTGTGAAAGAATTGAAAAAACAGCCGACTGTTCGTCTGCAAATAGACTTATATCCGAAGCTTAATGACGAGGAGCTGTTTCAAAAGCTTCATCGAGACCTAAAAGATGAACCCAAAAAAGCCATAAAAAATGTCCTGAAGTCTTGGATGCAAGAACGCTATTTATTGTTTCTGTTAGAACGGAACGGCATAGATCCGCAAGACACATTTTCTGGTCTTGCTAAGGACAAACTGCGCGCATTCGTAAATGATTGCAAACACTTTATCGTTCATGCGAACGGCACTCTTTCCTTAGACAAAGCGTTTGTCACAGGAGGCGGCGTTTCTGTGAAAGAAATTGAACCGAAGAAAATGGCGTCTAAAAAAATGCCCGGTCTTTATTTCTGCGGAGAAATTTTAGACATTCACGGTTATACAGGCGGATACAATATCACGTCAGCACTTGTGACAGGCAGGCTTGCCGGTATGAATGCTGCACTCGAAGCAAAGGAGAGATTTTCATGA
- a CDS encoding DeoR family transcriptional regulator codes for MKPSTNRMMTRIKSVYMFIQEKGLVTTQELVDEFGITPRTIQRDLNVLAYNDLVHSPSRGKWETTRKKVKISS; via the coding sequence TTGAAACCTTCAACAAACCGTATGATGACTCGAATTAAATCAGTTTATATGTTCATTCAAGAGAAAGGTCTTGTGACGACACAAGAGCTGGTTGATGAATTCGGGATCACACCTAGAACCATTCAAAGAGACTTAAACGTGCTTGCCTATAACGATCTTGTTCATAGTCCAAGCAGAGGCAAATGGGAAACAACGAGAAAAAAAGTGAAAATATCATCTTAA
- a CDS encoding sporulation protein Cse60, producing MLKVAVFDEEHEKDLQSEINLFLKGMDDDQIIDIKYDVAVICEQGGEQLYCFSALILYKK from the coding sequence GTGCTAAAGGTAGCTGTATTTGATGAAGAACACGAAAAAGATTTGCAGAGCGAAATCAATCTTTTTTTAAAAGGAATGGATGACGACCAAATTATTGATATCAAGTACGATGTAGCGGTGATCTGTGAGCAGGGAGGAGAACAGCTCTACTGTTTTTCTGCACTCATTTTATATAAAAAATAG
- a CDS encoding CbrC family protein, whose translation MTLPTFKYNPDPVSLNVIKKEPTTCPVCEIEREYVYHGPFYSVEDVKGICPWCIKDGSAAKKYDGIFQDDVSCDDVDQEEFIDELIYRTPGYRGWQQEYWLSHCGDFCAIVQYVGWKEIEHLEEELTEDIEDICSGGGLTKENLKQWLVNGGDLQGYLFQCVHCKTHRLYIDAS comes from the coding sequence ATGACGCTGCCTACATTCAAGTACAACCCAGATCCAGTTTCGTTAAACGTGATCAAAAAAGAGCCTACGACATGTCCTGTTTGTGAAATAGAAAGAGAATATGTGTATCATGGTCCATTTTATTCTGTTGAAGATGTGAAAGGAATTTGCCCTTGGTGCATTAAAGATGGATCAGCCGCTAAAAAATACGATGGCATCTTTCAAGACGATGTAAGCTGTGATGACGTCGATCAAGAGGAATTTATAGATGAACTGATCTATAGAACACCAGGCTATCGCGGCTGGCAGCAGGAATATTGGTTAAGCCATTGCGGAGATTTTTGCGCAATCGTCCAGTATGTCGGATGGAAAGAGATAGAACATTTAGAGGAAGAACTCACAGAAGATATCGAAGACATTTGCAGCGGCGGAGGATTAACGAAAGAGAACCTAAAACAATGGCTCGTCAACGGCGGAGACTTGCAGGGCTACCTCTTTCAATGTGTTCACTGCAAAACGCATCGTTTATATATTGACGCTAGCTAA